Within Pseudomonas sp. LBUM920, the genomic segment GCGAAGCCATCGGCATCCAACCGGCGATGACCGGCACCGAGTTCACCCACGAAGGCCTGTACGTCAACCAGCACCGCAACTGGCAGCACTTCCTGCTTAACGGCCTGGACCAACACGCGCTGAAGCTGCGGGAGGTGAAGTGATGAATGCGCAATTGCAGTACCAGATCGAGCAGTTTTTCTACCGTAAATCCGAGCTGTGCGACGCCCAGGACTGGGACGCGTATGTGCAGTTGTTCGACCCGCAGAGTGAGTTCCACCTGCCGCAATGGGACTCGGAACACGTCTACACCCGCGACCCCAAGCGCGAGATGTCGTTGATCTATTACGCCAACCGTTCGGGCCTGGAAGACCGCGTGTTCCGCCTGCGCACCGGCAAGGCGGCGTCGGCCACGCCAATGCCGCGCACCTTGCACCTGATCAATAACGTGCGGATTGCCGAGCAACCCGGCGGGCTGTTGGAAGTGAAGTTGAACTGGCACACGCTGTTCTATCGGCTGGCCATGTCGGAGCAGTTCTATGGCAGCGCCACCTACAGCCTGAAAGCCCACGGCGACAGCTGGCTGATCACCCGCAAGCACGCCCTGCTGCTCAACGACACCATCAATTCGGTGCTGGATTTTTATCACCTTTGACCATGCCTGGCGTGGCGACCGGGCCGGTTGTGGCGAGAAGGCTTGTCGTGGCGAGCGGGCTTGCCCCGCGTTGGGGCGCGAAGCGGCCCCTGGCCCAGCCACTGCGGTTTGACTGCAGAAATGCGGTGGCTTTAATTGGGGCCGCTTCGCAGCCCAACGCGGGGCAAGCCCGCTCGCCACAACAGGCCGCTCGCCACAAAAGCTCACTCGTCAGCCATCCAATCAGATACGCGGAGTTATGCGGATGAATCACAAAGTGGCCTTCAGCTTTGCCGACGGCAAAACCCTGTTTTTCCCGGTGGGCGCCAACGAAATCCTGCTGGACGCGGCCTTGCGCAACGGCATCAAGATCCCGCTGGATTGCCGTGAAGGTGTGTGCGGCACCTGCCAGGGCCGTTGCGAGTCGGGCGACTACAGCCAGGATTATGTCGACGAGGAAGCGCTCTCCAGCCTCGACCTGCAGCAACGTAAAATGCTCAGCTGCCAGACGCGGGTCAAATCCGATGCAACGTTTTACTTCGATTTCGATTCGAGCCTTTGCAATGCGCCGGGGCCGGTGCAGGTGCGCGGATTGGTGAGTGCGGTGCAGTTGGTCTCGGCCAGCACGGCCATTTTGCACGTGCAGTTGGAGGCGCC encodes:
- the antB gene encoding anthranilate 1,2-dioxygenase small subunit, with product MNAQLQYQIEQFFYRKSELCDAQDWDAYVQLFDPQSEFHLPQWDSEHVYTRDPKREMSLIYYANRSGLEDRVFRLRTGKAASATPMPRTLHLINNVRIAEQPGGLLEVKLNWHTLFYRLAMSEQFYGSATYSLKAHGDSWLITRKHALLLNDTINSVLDFYHL